In Gemmata obscuriglobus, a single genomic region encodes these proteins:
- a CDS encoding ISAs1 family transposase: MSPCTLVDALAAVPDPRSKHGLIHPLAPFLGLVALAMLMGRTSLNGIARFGRQHGPALAHALGFRRGKTPAVSTLSRTLRRFDADQLEHVLSYWIASRVDPAAFTHISIDGKTLRGSRNGAIPGQHLLAAYAPTVGAVLAQVKVDASTNGHKAALTLLGILPLRGKVVVGDAMFCQRDLAEEVVGAGGDYVLTVKDNQPGLGIDIRAGFAFETAARSIAAATSPWGSASARPEPHRHDRR, encoded by the coding sequence ATGTCTCCTTGCACCCTGGTCGATGCCCTGGCGGCGGTTCCCGATCCCCGCAGCAAGCACGGCCTTATCCACCCACTCGCCCCCTTCCTCGGACTCGTCGCCCTCGCCATGCTCATGGGGCGCACCAGCCTCAATGGCATCGCTCGCTTCGGGCGACAGCACGGACCCGCCCTCGCCCATGCCCTCGGCTTCCGACGCGGCAAGACCCCGGCCGTTTCCACGCTCTCCCGCACCCTGCGACGCTTCGACGCCGACCAACTGGAGCACGTCCTCTCGTACTGGATCGCCAGCCGCGTCGACCCGGCCGCCTTCACACACATCTCCATCGACGGCAAGACCCTTCGAGGCTCTCGCAACGGCGCGATCCCCGGTCAGCACCTGCTGGCCGCATACGCCCCCACCGTCGGTGCCGTACTCGCCCAGGTCAAGGTCGATGCGAGCACCAACGGGCACAAGGCCGCCTTGACGCTCCTCGGCATTCTGCCGCTGCGAGGGAAGGTCGTGGTCGGCGACGCCATGTTCTGCCAGCGAGACCTGGCCGAGGAGGTGGTCGGGGCCGGCGGCGACTACGTGCTCACGGTGAAGGACAACCAACCCGGATTGGGGATCGACATCCGAGCCGGGTTCGCCTTCGAGACCGCCGCCCGATCGATCGCGGCGGCCACTTCCCCCTGGGGATCGGCCTCCGCCCGCCCCGAGCCGCATCGCCACGACCGTCGATAA
- a CDS encoding ISAs1 family transposase produces the protein MQTTSILTCSPTWAGVKQGFQLTRERTVRGQTTVEVHFGITSLSAEKADAATLLNHVRTHWRIENELHYVRDVTLGEDACRVRMGHAPQVLAALRNAVVHLWREVKAVSCPEAIERLQMDPAMAKGLIGVT, from the coding sequence CTGCAAACGACCTCGATTCTGACGTGCTCGCCGACGTGGGCGGGGGTGAAGCAGGGCTTCCAGTTGACGCGTGAGCGGACGGTCCGAGGCCAAACGACGGTCGAAGTGCATTTCGGCATCACGAGCCTGTCGGCCGAGAAGGCGGATGCGGCCACACTCCTGAACCATGTGCGGACGCACTGGCGCATCGAGAACGAACTGCATTACGTGCGTGACGTGACACTGGGCGAGGACGCGTGTCGTGTGCGCATGGGGCACGCACCACAGGTGCTGGCGGCGCTGCGGAACGCCGTGGTGCACCTGTGGCGTGAGGTCAAGGCGGTGAGTTGCCCGGAGGCGATCGAGCGGCTCCAGATGGACCCGGCAATGGCCAAGGGACTTATCGGAGTTACGTAG